aatcattcaaattgTGCCAAACACAAGGATTATGTTATaggcttttaatcttttataaaTATTAACTACATCCCATGGCTTTAAATAAGTAATGTAGTAGGCTATACTTACCTTGCCTTTACTTCTTTCCAGCtgagtttttctcataaataaTCACATCAAGCCCATTGTTTCAAATGTGGTATATCATAAATGTTGTCTCTGCACACTTTCAGTGGGAATATTCGGCCAAGATTTAATGTATAAAGTAAGTAAAAACACATACattacaaacaacacaaaacaatgcAAGGCGTTTCCAGTCAGACTTGAGCCTTTATTATCCAAAGTGACAGGAGAAACACAAATCTGGCAaccattttaatatttattcaaaacatgtattcagaattaaaaaggCAATGGAAAGTTTATCTATGTATCTATTTCATACACCAGGACAACTCAAAATGCTAAACGTAatgcatttaaatatttaaaaataaaaacggaATAAAACAGtacaattaaaatcaaaataattggAATTTACAGGTATATCATTAAGATTTTTTGCAATATACAATCCACTATGAAAATATTAGGCTATCATAATAATGTAAGAGAACAAACCACACATCTTGGTccagtaaatattaaaaatattgtCTTGTTAAACATCATGAATATAACAATAGGCCTACAGAATAGACCAAAATTTAACCTCCCCCTAATCTGAAGGCTGAGAGAAAAACCAGCAGAGgaaatatttcttattttactttCGTATTGGCAATCGAAAAATCAAAGAATGTGAAGGATGAAACCAGAGCTTGCTTAAAACTtattctgcttctgctgctcatTGCTGAATTTAGTCATTGTTATTGCACTTTCTATGTGGATATGTAGCGACATCTAGGGGTCTTCCAAACACTTAAAAAACTCGGTAGTATTTTTTACTTGCTCAGCAGATGCATCGGCAAATGTCAGCAAATGGGTGCTGGTTGACATGCAtagtaaaacaaaatgtacagtcttaagtcaaattaaaaaccgtttttaaatcaaaaagtgAACTGAAATTAACGGTATAAGtatacaatataaaaataagatagtcaaaattaaaattaaataaataacttaacAGTAGCTGCAGTGTCAAGTTCAGTCCCTTAATAATTAATGCAAAAAGGATATAGGCCTACTGTTGACATTCATAGAATATAAACTCCGTCGTCTCTCTCAATAGAAGATATCCCAAACAGCAGCAGTTGCAGTTGCAATAATTCAGCGTCTCATTGCAGCTTTCATTAACAGTGGGAGCGGCCCTGCGAAGTCAAGAAAAGCTTCTGATTAATGCAAAATCACGTACTgttaatattaatttattataaaCTTCGCCATCTCACATGCAGATGCCACAAACAGCAACAGTTTGCTGTGGCAAGTGCTCGACATCTGCTGCCAACAGCATCAGCTGCCTTACCGAGTCATTTGCAGCAGTCGCAACATCGGCAGGTAACGTGGCAGCGGCTGAGGCAGTGGCAGCTGTGGCTGAGGCAGTGGCAGCTGTGGCTGAGGCAGTGTCAGCTGCCACTGGACAGCGTCAGCTGACACGCTGAGGCAGTGGCAGCTGAGGCTGCCACCGGAGGTGCCATTGCTAGCTGCCGCTGCCACGATTTGAGCTCGCCCCTCCTGGGCAAAGAGGGGTGAAGTGGATTACTGCCCCTCTTTTCCACTCGGAGAAAGTGAACAGACCCTTGAGAAGATGAGGGTCGAACTGCTTTCAGATGTCAAGAAGCGCAACAACAGAGAGACAATTAGGGCTAAAATGAACACAACATTTGCATTAAGAAGACAAGAAGTCATTTGTGATGCTCCCATGATCAGCAATGTACAAGAGAGATGGCCAGCTCTTTTTGATGCAGCGGaggtaatttaaaaacaaactatgCCCTGACTAGTTGTGTCATAGataatgtgttcatgtgtgaaagTAATGCTTGACTTCATTAGGATGTGTATCCTAATATTCCATAGCAGAGCCCAGATGACTAACCATGCACAGTGAACGCCATCATATGGCTGGCAGACGTAGTTTTGAGGTTAGAAATGTCTTCTAAAATCTGTGGGCTGTGccgttatttaaaaataatttcatgtCGTTTCAGATAAACGCGGAGTTCAAGCGCATCACAACCATGCCTCTACAGTCGAGGTTTCTGTCACAGCTGGACCTTCTCTCTGAAAGTCTGCTGAGAGTGTTTGCAAAGCGATCGGGGGAGCAGGGCAAAAAGCTGAAAGACATAGCTGCCATGATGACAGTAAGAACTTTTAAATTGTTTAACTATAAAGTGTATATGCATTGCATTAGGTCAGTAAAAGATTTATATGCATCCATTGCAAAGCTCAACTTCCTTTACCTGTGAGTACTGATTCCACTGAAAGGAACCATCATTTTTATCATGCATTCACTGTCCCACTGTGAGGAATTTATCTTTTTTGTATAATCTCTGGAGATGATATAAAGTCCAGTCCATAAAGGTCAGGTCCAAACAGGtagttttaatgttgttttgtagATGCTGGTGTCACATGCTGACTGGTTAAAAGAGTCAGACTATTTGTCTTTGATCACTTTCTTCTGTGCTGCGAATAAATTGAGTTCTAATATCTCTATTTTCTTTGTTATAATTCTTAAGGATGACATTGATGCTGGAAGGGAGTCCAGCATCAAAGGACTCTGCATCTATCTGAATGAGAATCCCGACATCTTGGTGCAGGAGTACATGGTGAGTGTTTTATGAGTAGATTGTGGCTTTGCTACATTTCAAAACGTATTCAGTTAACCCTGTTATCCTATTTGGACTGTTTAGGTCCATTTGCCCTCTTTATTAATTTGGCAAAGTGATTCAAGTGCtgagattaaaacaaaaagttacACTTTTCACACAGGATCCAAACAGTCCACTTTTTCTCCATAGCCCCCTTTTATGAAAGTGAAAAACCATTTTGACCCCTCTGCCACAgagtgaaaaaatattgtttcTCTTACATTAGGGGTCACACCAGTGTGAAAACACTTCAAATTTGTGATTCTAGTCCAAGAAGGAAAATTCCACCATCTTCCCACACTGTGCTGACCCTCATCTGACAAGCGCAGAATTGGGACTGGGATACAGCCCTGGATTTTCAATCTTtacattagttttttttttgacagaaaTTGGCCCAACAGAAGCAGACTTGTGCTATCCAAATTGTGCTATCCAAGTGGCATAACCTGGCTTCTGGTTGGCCAATGTCTTTCAAACGAAAACTAATGTAAAGCTTGAAGGCATCTCTTCATTTGATCTAGAAgttatgtctcttttttttcttctctcagaAATGGACCATGAATGGCAGCATGGCAGGGCAATCTTTGGCTACAGTAATCTACTATGCTGCTTACATGGGTTTACATAAACTATAGCATTAGATTGCTGCATTCAAAAGAGatcagtttaaaaaagaaatcttcaagaaatgttttatctttaaccgGGACATGACTGAGGCCACTGCACTGAGTGCCATCGAGAAAACGACAGTGGGAATCTACGTCACCAGAGAGACGCCAGGCAATGACTTTCCTGATGTCGGCATCATCATCGAGGGTGTGGTGGTTCTTCAGGATCTGGATAATGTGGCCCTTGCAACAGCCATGCTGTTTGGACTTTTTTACTCCTTGAACATGAGTTACCCGTCACAGCTCCGCTACACTTTCGAGGTAATTCAAAAGGTGGTAATGGAGTTGGATGCGACTCAACTCTCGAGAAAAGCCCAAAACTTAAAGACAAAACTGCTCCGGTAAGCAGAGCACACTGTTGTTGTGCACGTGAGGTTGTTAGCTCCAGGTCAGAGGACATTTGAAGCTCACACTTGCTCTCCTGCATTTTGGAGGTTGAATGTCCAGATGAACAATCGGCAACCCACAACAAACCACAGCGTTCATTGTTAAGTGTTTATTCTGTAACTGTTAGGCTATTCTGTAACTGCCATGTGGATGGGGAcagtttttttcctctctgctgcaagTTCTGATTGGCAGCATTCTTCAATTTTAGTTTCTATTTGTCTTTACAAGTGAGGAGATGTAGAACTGGACACAGTCTAAATAGTCCCATCAGGGCCGTGTGAAATGGGATGTTCAATTTATTTCAGTTGGAGTAAAGAATTTTGAATACTTCTTCtaaaaatgctgttttgaaacGAGATGTTACAATGAGGTCAATGTTGGAATTTTTGACATTCACTGTATCACTGTTTATCCGCTGGCTCTTTAATAAATGTTTTGACATGCAactgttcatttttattattaattggGGTAAAAATGGGTAATGACAATGATGAAGAAAGTTAATTGAAAGGTGTTTGCCATTCCAgcaatcatttattttaatgtctatggtaactaatgtttttgcatttcaaatcaGTTCAATAGTTACATCAAATTGTTTACAATTACAATTGTTATTTAATTGAATCTTGACAATAGAGACCTTAAACAGAATGTTTGTATTGTTCTCTTCCAAGATGGTTGCCTGTAACCTTTTTCAAAAGAAAAGGTCCAATTTCTATGCCGTGATTGAGTCgatgaaatactgaaaaactGACATTACTTATTCACTGTTGATTTGTATTTCAGTAGAGCAGTAATGTCAGTTCAGTTCTTTACCTACTGTCACTGCAGTGAAATtagacattttgttttgaaaggttACTAGTGGTTACAGGCAACCATCTTGGAAgagaacaatacaaacaatctgttttaaaggtgacgtatcatgcaaaatggactttttaatggttctctacctgaaatatgtttccctggcatgtctacaaaccccccgagaatgaaaaaaatccattctgcccctgttctgatttctccacctttctgtaaatgtgtgtgaaacgagccgtttcagacttcagtgtttttgttacgtaacaacaatatccggtctgtcacggagtcagagctcggagcttgttcagcccatagactgtataaaataatactgaatcccccctctgtttttcattccctgcacaaatgtgtgctaacaaggagcttaggagggaggcatgctagttgtaggctgtcttaataaacacaaaggtcggttttactcctcacgtctgcagatttgaagatctagtggatgatttttatttgtcatggataagtgctagcgctaattagcatagccacatagctacatgttcatagctgtagctgtagctgtgtaccaagacacacgtcgacatactgacaaataaaacaacaagaaacactaaatctgtgaccaatccttcagaaaggtcctgctgcctttctggtagaggtcggttttactccccacgtctgcagatttgaagatctagtggatgatttttatttatcatggataagtgctagcgctagttagcatagccacatagctgtgtagctgtgtaccaagacacacgtctacatactgacaaataaaacaacaagaaacactaaatctgtgaccaatccttcagaaaaggtcctgctgcaggtgcctctccatcaggatcagattctggatcagattcagagggttgaagtaacgtgatctctgagcagccgtgtatattcagccaacatgtaaacattagatcaacgtgctggagagccgaggcacatccacttcctgagggggcgtggtcagagagaaaacagactgttctgaggaggactgaagaagggggtttttcaggcagaccaaaatctgatttcaaagtgtttttttgagcataaactttaaagacatgttttggggacctcttagaccaatatatattgatgaaaaaagcctgatatgtcacctttaaggcctcCATTAGAAAATGATGTATTTGACACTAGAATATAATACTTACATATAATATGAAAATAACATGTAGTATTTAAGTAACCAAATAGTATTGAGTAAAAGTTATTGAATAGTGTTGGAATAAAGTGATAAAATTGTGAaggattaaaatgttaaaagagctcaaattACTTCATCAAAACATGTTTCAATCACACTTTATCAACACAAAATACACAGGTTTATTGAATATGAATAACTTGTGTTAATTTAACTCAATTGTTTAAGTTGCTGCCAAAGCAAAACATCTGTGTGCAACCAATGTCCACTATTGAATTAAGTAAATCCAACATattctttttttcagtgtggatgtcatcctcgacagctcacttcCTTTCAActctcaaaactcaaaacccatctgtttcaaactgcattccctgcttaattcccactgcttcatttttaacttggtgttactctgcttgttgtttttatttatttgatcgtgttgttttatttattgtgttttaatctgtctgtaaagcgactttgagtgctttgaaaggcgcttctaaatagaatgtattattattattattattattattattattattattaataataataaaatatttgggttgcacctgttttagctgtatttaTGCCCTTTGAAAATGAAGGCATTTTAGTACAATGCAAACACATTCAAGAATAATacatgtgtactactgagcagtAACATGTTCCATAGAGaggaagatatgatgactagttgcctataagtattgtaatggtgcaaaaagtcaaacttcacaggcatgttatcaacagcctttattggaatATCATCGACATCCAAGcatcaagcacacacacattcaagaccCGGAACAGCTGGTGTTGACCAAAAGGGTCTTACTCAACACGAAGGCTAGATCACTTCAAACTAATCTAGGCTAGCCAATATGTTTGATTGCTTTATTAAGACtgtagtggcttgctttcgccaaacgaaacaaacacctataaagcccaagatccacaggatgcgtcgcgttacgttacagctgcgccgcgcacgtcgcagcaaataggttcccattcaagtcaatgctctagagtccacagggcgcgctgcggcgcgtctcagctccgtctctggagcgttccgccgcgccgctctgccagagatacgcggggagtctattttcgccgctccccgcgcccagcacgcgtcaatccacacagaaatgatcgaactatcccggaagtcaggcacgaggatcgtatgcaacatccgctcactttcaaaataaacaccatgtgcaaacacaagatcgtaaatttcaccacttcttcaacattacgtcataacctgtggcatcgggccagacgtcagtctcaaaagatatccgacaccatggatgaggaaaagtttatactgtgttgttctcgcgcgttttggagttctcgagggatcttgagtttcctgctccgaagtgcgcgccgctccaaacacgcatcctatggaccagggcgaaagccccgggacggagcagagccgtgtcgcagccgtaacgcggcgcacacgcatcctgtggactccccgagtaagccactgaggggctgctttaccgggactcagttgacgcgtcctcctcgtcaggatgaatgaatgaagtccgCTCGTGCATTGACATCAACAGGTTTGTAACAGCagattatgaatgaatgtgtgtgacctgtgtgcgtAATTAAGGTTGTACGGGGGTCATTGTCTATTTaggtaggaacctttgttgTGTGGTCAGGTGTTCCGCCCGGATGGTTATACAGTTTTTGACTTGATTGTAGAGGCCAAGCCAAAGCTTTAAGCCACTGAGGCGCTGCACCTGGAATACCTATCTGACGCGCTTGGGTTACCGTGATTGATGAATGAAAGTCCGAGTCATATTTCCCAGTTGAACTCTTGGTCCGTTTATTTTCGTGATATAAGCTCCCGAAGtgtccaaaaacatgacatttcataGACAAACATACACGCATAACTccagcagcaccatgctgcttGAGCGGTCAAAAACTGTATAACCATCCAGGCGGAACACCTGACCACAcaacaaaggttcctacctAAATAGACAATGACCCCCGTACAACCTTAATTacgcacacaggtcacacacattcattcataatctGCCGTTACAGGGTTTATTAGACACACAATATACGCACAGCCGATCAATCCACACTTGCATCTAATCGAACTTGTAGAATTACAGGCTTACGTCCATTGTAGACAAAATGATGACAATGATGGAACAAGACGGAACTAGACGTTCGAGACGATCGAGACGATCGAgacggtcaaaaactgtttgctacccggtaggcagctcacctgccactgaTTGGGTCTTCTTCCCTATATGCTTTCTAACACCTGGTTTGACACGCCCGCCACCTAGTgtccacacaagtgcatcaaacacacaaatagtccacacataatattgacacacatatggctctaacAAAGACACTATCACAACACGCATAACGCATGACACACATAACAAATCAATAACAAATCACCAGCTGAAGGTGCCAACTGAACTTCTGTTAGTGATTTAACTtttcctgaaaacacacacacacacacacacacacacacacacacacacacacacacacacacacacatataatcTACATCAGGAGTTACCAAAAGGCTTTGTTCAGCCGAAAAAGCAGCTGGTTCTCAGACAGACACTTGTTCTCACACAGAGGTGAGCACACTCTCACCAGTggaggcctgtttgtgtggttgtgtctgacggactcacacacaggtgagcacactctcaccagtggaggcctgtttgtgaggttgtgtctgacggactcacacacaggtgagcacactctcaccagtggaggcctgtttgtgtggttgtgtctgacggactcacacacaggtgagcacactctcaccagtggaggcctgtttgtgtggttgtgtctgacggactcacacacacaggtgagcacactctcaccagtggaggcctgtttgtgtggttgtgtctgacggactcacacacaggtgagcacactctcaccagtggaggcctgtttgtgtggttgtgtctgacggactcacacacaggtgagcacactctcaccagtggaggcctgtttgtgtggttgtgtctgacggactcacacacacaggtgagcacaCTCTCAGCAGTggaggcctgtttgtgtggttgtgtctgacggactcacacacaggtgagcacaCTCTCACAAGTGGAGgcatgtttgtgtgattgtgtctgacggactcacacacaggtgagcacactctcaccagtggaggcctgtttgtgtggttgtgtctgacggactcacacacacaggtgagcacactctcaccagtggaggcctgtttgtgtggttgtgtctgacggactcacacacaggtgagcacaCTCTCACCAGTGGAGGCCTTgactcacacacaggtgagcacactctcaccagtggaggcctgtttgtgtggttgtgtctgacggactcgcacacacaggtgagcacactctcaccattggaggcctgtttgtgtggttgtgtctgacggactcacacacaggtgagcacactctcaccagtggaggcctgtttgtgtggttgtgtctgacggactcacacacaggtgagcacactctcaccagtggaggccagtttgtgtggttgtgtctgacggactcgcacacacaggtgagcacactctcaccattggaggcctgtttgtgtggttgtgtctgacggactcacacacaggtgagcacactctcaccagtggaggcctgtttgtgtggttgtgtctgacggactcacacacaggtgagcacaCTCTCAACAGTggaggcctgtttgtgtggctgtGTCTGAGGgactcacacacaggtgagcacactctcaccagtgggggcctgtttgtgtggttgtgtctgacggactcacacacacaggtgagcacaCTCTCACCAGTGGAGGCCTTGACTCACACAGAGGTGAGCACACTCTCACCAGTggaggcctgtttgtgtggttgtgtctgacggactcacacacaggtgagcacaCTCTCACCAGTGGAGGCCTTGACTCACACAGAGGTGAGCACACTCTCACCAGTGGAGGCCTGAttgtgtggttgtgtctgacggactcacacacaggtgagcacactctcaccagtggaggcctgtttgtgtggttgtgtctgacggactcacacacaggtgagcacaCTCTCACCAGTGGAGGCCTTgactcacacacaggtgagcacactctcaccagtggaggcctgtttgtgaggttgtgtctgacggactcacacacaggtgagcacactctcaccagtggaggcctgtttgtgtggttgtgtctgacggactcacacacaggtgagcacactctcaccagtggaggcctgtttgtgtggttgtgtctgacggactcacacacaggtgagcacactctcaccagtggaggcctgtttgtgtggttgtgtctgacggactcacacacagaggtgagcacactctcaccagtggaggcctgtttgtgtggttgtgtctgacggactcacacacagaggtgagcacactctcaccagtggaggcctgtttgtgtggttgtgtctgacggactcacacacaggtgagcacactctcaccagtggaggcctgtttgtgtggttgtgtctgacggactcacacacaggtgagcacactctcaccagtggaggcctgtttgtgtggttgtgtctgacggactcacacacagaggtgagcacactctcaccagtggaggcctgtttgtgtggttgtgtctgacggactcacacacagaggtgagcacactctcaccagtggaggcctgtttgtgtggttgtgtctgacggactcacacacaggtgagcacactctcaccagtggaggcctgtttgtgtggttgtgtctgacggactcacacacaggtgagcacactctcaccagtggaggcctgtttgtgtggttgtgtctgacggactcacacacaggtgagcacactctcaccagtggaggcctgtttgtgtggttgtgtctgaCGGACTCACACAGAGGTGAGCACACTCTCACCAGTggaggcctgtttgtgtggttgtgtctgacggactcacacacaggtgagcacactctcaccagtggaggcctgtttgtgtggttgtgtctgaCAGATCCACAGAGGTGAGCAC
This is a stretch of genomic DNA from Notolabrus celidotus isolate fNotCel1 chromosome 17, fNotCel1.pri, whole genome shotgun sequence. It encodes these proteins:
- the LOC117829078 gene encoding uncharacterized protein LOC117829078, producing MRVELLSDVKKRNNRETIRAKMNTTFALRRQEVICDAPMISNVQERWPALFDAAEINAEFKRITTMPLQSRFLSQLDLLSESLLRVFAKRSGEQGKKLKDIAAMMTDDIDAGRESSIKGLCIYLNENPDILVQEYMDMTEATALSAIEKTTVGIYVTRETPGNDFPDVGIIIEGVVVLQDLDNVALATAMLFGLFYSLNMSYPSQLRYTFEVIQKVVMELDATQLSRKAQNLKTKLLR